Genomic segment of Candidatus Omnitrophota bacterium:
GATAAGATTCCGGATGATTCTGGTGTTGCGATCGAGTATTCCATTCCTCGTTCAAAAAATCGTATAGATTTTCTGATTACCGGAGAGGATGAACGAGGCCGTGAACGGGTGGTTATCATAGAGTTAAAGCAATGGACAGATATTCAGGTTACTGATAAGGATGCGATCGTATTAACGCGTTTCAAGCAAGGTCCAAGTGAAGAGCTCCATCCTTCATATCAGGCGTGGTCGTATTCGACCCTTCTTTATGGCTTTAACGCCACGGTTTATGAGGAAGGGATCGGATTGGAGCCTTGCGCATATCTCCATAATCATGTCGATAATGACGTTATAACCAATAAGTTTTACGATGATTATTTGAAAAAAGCTCCGCCATTCTTCAAAGGTGATAAAGAAAAACTCCAGGATTTTATCGCTCAATATGTGAGATATGGCGAGAAGAAGAATACGCTGTATCGTATCGATCAAGGCGAAATTCGTCCTTCTAAGAATCTTGCTGATTGCCTTGTCTCAATGATTAAGGGTAATCAAGAATTTATCATGATCGACGACCAGAAGGTTGTTTACGAGACCGCACTTTCGCTTTCAAAAAAATCCAGTAAGACTAATAAAAATGTCTTAATTGTTAAGGGTGGGCCGGGAACAGGAAAGTCGATCGTCGCTATAAATTTACTTGTTGCGATCACAAAGCTCGGATTAAATACGCAATATGTTACAAAAAATTCTGCCCCTCGAGCAGTTTTTGAGGCTAAGCTAACAGGCACTCTTAAGAAAACTCAGATTTCAAATATGTTTACTGGCTCGGGTTCGTATGTGAAATGTGAGCCTAATGCATTTGATGCTCTTATCGTTGATGAGGCGCACAGACTTAATGAAAAGTCAGGTATGATGAGGAACACAGGAGAGAATCAAATTAAAGAGATTATTGACGCTTCTAAATGCTCTATCTTTTTTATCGATGAACACCAAAGAGTGACTTGGCATGATATCGGCAGGAAAGATGAGATTGAAAAGTGGGCTGTGCGTATTGGCGCGAAAGTTCACAATCTTAAGCTTGAGTCACAATTCCGATGCAATGGATCTGACGGATACCTCGCCTGGCTTGATAATACACTTCAGATAAAAGAAACAGCCAATAAGACGCTTGATGACATCAAGTATGACTTTAGGATAGTTGAGTCTCCAAAGGAGCTCCATGAGCTTATCCTTAAAAAGAACAAGATTAATAATAAGGCGCGCCTTGTCGCCGGGTATTGTTGGGATTGGGTGAGCAAGCGGGGTAAAAATCTGAATGATATTGTAATGCCTGAGCATGATTTTCAAATTAAATGGAATCTCGCCAGCGATGGAAATGTTTGGATAATTTCCCCTGAATCGGTAAGTGAGGTTGGCTGTATTCATACATGTCAAGGTCTCGAGGTTGATTATATCGGAGTCATTGTTGGGCCAGATCTCGGGGTTAGGGATGGTCGAGTTATTGCAGATCCTAGCAAAAGAGCTCAAACCGATAAATCTCTTCATGGGTACAAGAAAGCACACGAAGACAATCCCGAAGAGGCATACCGCAAGGCAGAGTCAATCATTAAAAATACATACAGAACTCTTATGACGCGTGGGCTGAAGGGCTGTTATGTATATTTTATAAATAAAGACACAGAAAGATTCTTTAAATCGAGAATCGAGCATCATAAACAACCGAAAGAGGAAGAGAAGCCGGGAGTTATTATTGATATTTCACCAGATAAAAAATATGACGAATATTTACCCGTTTATTCGCTTAAGGCAGCTGCAGGTAAATTTGGTGAGGGAGAAGACGTGCATGAAGAAGGCTGGATAAAAGTAAGCGAGCTAAAGTTAAGCAAAAGTATGTTTGTTTGCAAAATAGTCGGCCATTCCGTGGAGCCAAAGATACCTGATGGTAGCTATTGCATATTCCGAACTGATACTATTAGTGGGACGCGGCAAGGGAAGGTAGTTCTCGTTCAGAGCCGCAATATTCATGATCCCGACACCGGTGGATCATATACAGTAAAGAGATACAATAGCGAAAAGGAGTACAGCAAAGATAGCACATGGAAACACGGAAAAATCGTCCTTGAGTCTTTAAATAACGGCTACAAACCAATAATTTTAACTCCTGAAGATGAAAGTGAATTTAAAGTTATAGCGGAGTTTGTAGGGAATTTGTAAAATATATGAAATATACGGAGAGAGGATAAATATAACATCAACAAGGTCCCCCAGCGCCAGGGCCGCAACCTGCGCGTCGTCTCCTCCGACCGCTCGCTGTATTTTTGTGCGAAGGATGCGCTGGCAACGCCGATGAAATGCGCGGCCCTTCAGAAATGAGATTTCTGAAGGGGTGAGGAATCTTGGGGAAGTCGTAAGCATTTTATAAGCGAAAGATAAGAATTTGTTATGCAGGAAGAAGGAATAGTTATAAATCTTGAAGGTATCAAGGAAGATAATGAAGAAATTAAGTCATTTAGGACATATAGTAATTATCTATTAAGCCTAAAACAGTATATTGAGTATAAGTACGGGAAAAGGCCAGAGGTATTCGTAAATCTTAAAACTGCTTGTGAGGAAAAACCTTCCTATTCTAAATTTCAAACAAATAAAGATGCAGATTTAGACAAAATTAAGAAATTATTGTTTAATTCATGGCACACAGAGATTGTTTTTTGTATACCGCGGAAAACAAGTGAAGAATTTGTCAAGTATTCTAATCACTGGGCACCTATTCAGGCGTATTATTCAATATTTCTTTCAATTAGAGCTTTATTTGATAGCATGGGTATTGTATGCCCGCAT
This window contains:
- a CDS encoding DNA/RNA helicase domain-containing protein; the encoded protein is MIVYQSTKQGFLKDASSGIEDIVRECVRKKLNIDVKPGSSEYDSWRNSLGNAMHHVLDTDKIPDDSGVAIEYSIPRSKNRIDFLITGEDERGRERVVIIELKQWTDIQVTDKDAIVLTRFKQGPSEELHPSYQAWSYSTLLYGFNATVYEEGIGLEPCAYLHNHVDNDVITNKFYDDYLKKAPPFFKGDKEKLQDFIAQYVRYGEKKNTLYRIDQGEIRPSKNLADCLVSMIKGNQEFIMIDDQKVVYETALSLSKKSSKTNKNVLIVKGGPGTGKSIVAINLLVAITKLGLNTQYVTKNSAPRAVFEAKLTGTLKKTQISNMFTGSGSYVKCEPNAFDALIVDEAHRLNEKSGMMRNTGENQIKEIIDASKCSIFFIDEHQRVTWHDIGRKDEIEKWAVRIGAKVHNLKLESQFRCNGSDGYLAWLDNTLQIKETANKTLDDIKYDFRIVESPKELHELILKKNKINNKARLVAGYCWDWVSKRGKNLNDIVMPEHDFQIKWNLASDGNVWIISPESVSEVGCIHTCQGLEVDYIGVIVGPDLGVRDGRVIADPSKRAQTDKSLHGYKKAHEDNPEEAYRKAESIIKNTYRTLMTRGLKGCYVYFINKDTERFFKSRIEHHKQPKEEEKPGVIIDISPDKKYDEYLPVYSLKAAAGKFGEGEDVHEEGWIKVSELKLSKSMFVCKIVGHSVEPKIPDGSYCIFRTDTISGTRQGKVVLVQSRNIHDPDTGGSYTVKRYNSEKEYSKDSTWKHGKIVLESLNNGYKPIILTPEDESEFKVIAEFVGNL